A genome region from Myroides fluvii includes the following:
- the recF gene encoding DNA replication/repair protein RecF (All proteins in this family for which functions are known are DNA-binding proteins that assist the filamentation of RecA onto DNA for the initiation of recombination or recombinational repair.), whose amino-acid sequence MYLKKIDLLNFKNIEDKSFEFNAKINCFIGLNGVGKTNIIDAIYYIAYGRSYFNPIAVQNIKHGADFFVIDGLFEKHEQSEHILCSLKKGQKKILKRNNKNYERFSDHFGFIPLVIISPSDSDLIIEGSETRRKFLDSVISQMNSSYLQLLIQHQKLIAQRNALLKSFAANNYFDRDTLEIYNEQIESLAHPIYETRRDFLRDFIPVFNQYHQLITGNKDDVNLVYESQLEHHSMRELFDQNLAKDRVLHYTSVGIHKDDLVFLLKDSPIKKFGSQGQQKSFLIALKLAQFEFLKKQHNIAPILLFDDIFDKLDELRVRQILELVNLDTFGQMFITDTHLDRTESLLNSINQDFKIFTIE is encoded by the coding sequence GTGTATTTAAAAAAAATAGATCTTCTCAATTTCAAAAATATTGAAGATAAATCTTTTGAATTTAACGCTAAAATCAACTGTTTTATTGGATTAAATGGCGTTGGCAAGACCAATATAATAGATGCAATCTACTATATTGCTTATGGTCGTAGTTATTTTAATCCTATTGCTGTTCAAAATATCAAACACGGTGCTGATTTCTTTGTGATTGATGGTCTGTTTGAAAAGCATGAACAAAGCGAACACATTTTGTGTAGTTTGAAAAAGGGTCAAAAAAAAATACTCAAACGCAATAACAAAAATTACGAGCGTTTCTCTGATCATTTTGGTTTTATTCCGCTCGTTATTATTTCCCCTTCCGATAGTGATTTGATCATTGAAGGAAGTGAAACAAGACGAAAATTTTTAGACAGTGTTATTTCACAAATGAACAGCTCCTATTTGCAATTGCTCATTCAACATCAAAAATTGATTGCGCAACGCAATGCGTTGTTAAAGAGCTTCGCTGCTAATAATTATTTTGATCGCGATACATTGGAGATTTACAATGAGCAAATTGAAAGTCTTGCTCACCCTATTTACGAAACTCGTCGCGATTTTCTGCGCGATTTCATTCCTGTGTTCAATCAATATCACCAGTTAATTACGGGAAACAAAGATGATGTCAATTTGGTTTATGAATCTCAATTAGAACATCACAGCATGAGAGAGCTCTTCGATCAAAACTTAGCAAAAGACCGTGTCTTGCACTATACTTCTGTAGGTATTCACAAAGATGATTTGGTGTTCTTACTCAAAGATAGCCCCATTAAAAAATTTGGTTCACAAGGCCAACAGAAATCATTTTTAATAGCCTTAAAGCTTGCTCAATTTGAATTTTTAAAGAAACAACATAATATTGCGCCTATTTTGTTATTTGACGATATCTTTGACAAACTAGACGAGCTACGAGTACGACAAATTTTAGAACTTGTAAATTTAGATACTTTTGGACAGATGTTTATTACAGACACCCATTTGGATCGCACAGAATCCCTCTTAAATTCGATCAATCAAGATTTCAAAATCTTTACCATAGAATAA
- the murB gene encoding UDP-N-acetylmuramate dehydrogenase, producing MIQENISLKPFNTFGLDVQAKRFAQVSSLSALQHLIQSFPNEPYFVLSGGSNMLLTHDIEQLVIKLNIKGIRIVEENEDFVWVESQASEIWHDFVLWTLERDYGGLENLSLIPGHVGTTPVQNIGAYGVEIKDTMVSCKALNIKTLEVEEFANVDCQFDYRESIFKKTAKDQYIIISVIYRLTKRNHVLHTNYGIIHSELEKMGITTPTIQDISRAVIAIRSSKLPNPAEIGNSGSFFKNPIVSKSLFDNLQKKYATMPFYLVDEEQVKIPAGWLIETSGYKGYRIGDAGVHSKQALVLVNYGNAQGIELKKLAETIQQEVFAIFSIHLEAEVNIF from the coding sequence ATGATTCAAGAAAACATATCACTAAAACCTTTTAACACATTTGGTTTGGACGTTCAGGCCAAGCGCTTTGCACAGGTCAGCTCTCTATCAGCGCTACAGCACTTGATTCAATCCTTTCCCAATGAACCCTACTTTGTATTAAGTGGAGGAAGTAATATGTTATTAACTCATGATATCGAACAGCTTGTCATCAAATTAAACATCAAAGGGATCCGAATTGTTGAAGAGAACGAAGATTTTGTTTGGGTTGAAAGTCAAGCGAGTGAAATATGGCATGATTTTGTTCTATGGACCTTGGAGCGAGATTACGGTGGTTTAGAAAATTTATCGTTAATTCCCGGCCATGTGGGTACCACACCCGTACAAAACATCGGGGCTTATGGTGTTGAAATCAAAGACACTATGGTGAGTTGTAAGGCTTTAAATATTAAAACACTCGAAGTCGAAGAATTCGCGAATGTGGACTGTCAATTTGACTACAGGGAGAGTATCTTTAAAAAAACGGCCAAAGACCAGTATATCATCATATCAGTCATTTATCGATTAACGAAGAGAAATCACGTTTTACATACCAATTATGGCATAATTCACTCCGAATTGGAAAAAATGGGCATCACTACCCCAACTATTCAGGATATAAGTAGAGCTGTTATTGCTATTCGAAGCAGCAAATTACCCAATCCAGCAGAAATAGGAAACAGCGGTAGTTTTTTCAAAAACCCGATTGTTTCCAAAAGTCTATTTGACAACTTACAAAAAAAATACGCGACCATGCCTTTTTATCTTGTTGATGAAGAGCAGGTAAAAATCCCAGCAGGTTGGTTAATAGAAACTAGTGGATACAAAGGATATCGAATTGGAGATGCAGGCGTACACAGCAAACAAGCTCTTGTATTAGTTAACTATGGAAATGCTCAAGGAATAGAGCTAAAGAAACTAGCCGAAACGATTCAACAAGAAGTTTTCGCCATTTTTAGCATTCACTTAGAAGCCGAAGTGAATATCTTTTAG